The DNA window ATAAAATTCTTTGGAATATATGTTTAAGCTATTAGAGATGATTTTGAAAATTATCAAATGTTTGTTTCATTTGCCTTAATGGATGTCTACATGTATTTACAGCACAAACAGGCATTAACTTGCCATCCCTTGTGGTGGGGATGGGATTTTTAGCACAAAACGGTGGCGTATGCCAGCGCGTGCCAGATttctgactgtgtgtgtgtgtgtgtgtgtgtttctggcgCAGGTCTGGAGAAGACTCAGAGACAGGGAGTGGAGGAGCTCATCTCTGCCATGCCCTGCAACTTCGACCACGCCAGCTTGTTCATCATCCTGCAGAAACACACGCTCTTACACCGCATGAACGACTCCTTTTCCTGCCTGGTGAGAGCACAAGAGTGTGTTGTGATGGAgatttattttagtaaatcaaaacatAGTGCAATCAACGTAGTCCAAATAGTTTCTGAAAGAATTATGCTTATAAGCCAtctttttagtcaataaaaaaacattatataggTTTGATTCACTAATAAGATCAAATTGATTCATACAAATTATTCATTAAAATAACTAATTTGTAAGAATCATCTTTATAGGAATCAATTTGGCTACGCTGATTGCtctgtataattttttattcattaaaaagaactgactcatacGAATCATTCATTTgggaatcacttttttttttaggaatcaTTTGTTCAGAAACTGGTTGGACTACATTGGTTGCGCTGTATGGTTATAAACTGCTGAGAAGACTTTTATTCATAAGGCACtgtttgtgctgtatgtttttgctTTACTAAAAAGATTCAGATCATAAGATTAATTCGTTCAGAAGTTAGACTACACATGTTGTGCTGTATGTTTGTAATTCACTCAAAAGAACCAGATCCTAAGAGTCATTCATTCTGGAATCGGTTGGACTATACTGGTCATGTGAATGGTTCTGATTTGTTATAACGAACCACCATGTAAGAATCATTCTTTCAGGAATGGTTTAGACTTCATTGGTCTATAATTCTTAATTTGAAAAATTTGTTCAGGAATCAACTTTGCTACACTGATCACTATAAAGAACCAGATCATGAAGGTAATTCGTTTAGGAGTTGGACTACGCatgttgtgctgtatgtttttgattcactgaaaagatccagatcataagagtcattcgttCAAGAGTTGGACTATACAGGTTGTGCTGTTCTGTATTTGATTCACTAAACAGAACCAGATaaaaaaagagtcatttgtttgggagTTGGACTATACAGGTTGTGCTATATGTTTTAGATTCGTTAAAAAGAACCAAAGTTGGACTACACAGTTTGTGCTGTTCtgtatttgattcactaaaaagatccagatcataagagtcatttgttcaagaGTTGGACTACAcaggttgtgctgtatgttttagattcactaaaaagaatcagatGGGCTATACTGGTCATGTGAATGGTTTTAATTCACAATAATGAACCAGCATATAAGAATCGTTCTTTCAGGATTGGTTTAGACTGCACTGGTTGTGCTGCATGGTTTTGATTGACTTCTTGAATGATTCTTTGTGTGTTTATTGGACTCTGTATGCTTTACATTCATCCAGGTCTTGTCATAAATGAGTGTGTGATGTGTTGGTGAAAGTATTAGATATAGGAGGGGTTTATATGACTGGAGGGGAGGGATGAAGCCCTCCGGCTGAGTCAGGGCTCACGGTTAAGACAGGGATAAATGCTTCCAATCAATACAACCCAAATAGGAAAACCATCCGCTTGCATCCCGTCTCCTCCATTTACTGCCTTGAATAAAAGATCCCTGCTGGGGACTGagttagtatgtttatatcagtGTGCGTGCAATGAAATTGGAACAGTCGAGAAGCACATATATGAGGGAATTCTCCCTGATGGACGACAAGTTGGGTGGAGGTACCAAATTTGAGTTGTTGTATATATGACTCAGTGCACAATGTATAGCAATATATAAGCGTTCATTTTTCACCATTTGCTGTTAACACTTTCAGTTGTTTTTTCTCTTTTCGTGCCCATTGTGGGTCTTTACCTGCTCTGAGTGAGCACCTTCTGTTATCCATTCAGCTTCTGAATGACTCTTGTCTGCGTTTGGCTCTTTGTGAAGGCTCTACAGCCTTTGTTTAAACTTCTGTGTTCGGCAAAAAGGGAGCCACAAAAACCACCTGAATGTGCTGCTTTTCCCATGCCTTCTGGGATGTGACATCTGTGGGGGAGTGGGCCTGTTTTCAAGCAAACGAACGGAGGGGGAATGGGATTTTTCAATAGACCACATGCATGCTATATGATTGAGTACAAAATGTATCTTATAGATTATGGGTTGCTAGTGCAATTTTTCTAAAATGtcctaaaaaatattttaaaaagccttCCAAAAAAATTGACAAACCAAGCTAATGATTTAAAATCATCAATGACTCCTGTTAGCCTGCTaatcatacaaaatgtaaaaagaaaataaaaaatcatgcaaGTGTACTAAAACATTTGTTTAAAATTTTGTTACATTAAATTTGATATGACCATTGAGTaaagaaaaaatgtttatatatatataatttattacgtTACACTTTATGTACTCAATGACCACTGTACATGCATTAACAATATGTGGCAAATCGTAtaagaaatattaatattttttacatttcatttatttatttatttatttttttcatttttttatttattacatattatacGTATACTTTCTTATATATTTCTGTTCCCAATGACAACAGTACATTCATAAACtgtgcatatatgtaatatatatggcGAATCGTGtaagaaatattaatattttttacatttcaNNNNNNNNNNNNNNNNNNNNNNNNNNNNNNNNNNNNNNNNNNNNNNNNNNNNNNNNNNNNNNNNNNNNNNNNNNNNNNNNNNNNNNNNNNNNNNNNNNNNNNNNNNNNNNNNNNNNNNNNNNNNNNNNNNNNNNNNNNNNNNNNNNNNNNNNNNNNNNNNNNNNNNNNNNNNNNNNNNNNNNNNNNNNNNNNNNNNNNNNNNNNNNNNNNNNNNNNNNNNNNNNNNNNNNNNNNNNNNNNNNNNNNNNNNNNNNNNNNNNNNNNNNNNNNNNNNNNNNNNNNNNNNNNNNNNNNNNNNNNNNNNNNNNNNNNNNNNNNNNNNNNNNNNNNNNNNNNNNNNNNNNNNNNNNNNNNNNNNNNNNNNNNNNNNNNNNNNNNNNNNNNNNNNNNNNNNNNNNNNNNNNNNNNNNNNNNNNNNNNNNNNNNNNNNNNNNNNNNNNNNNNNNNNNNNNNNNNNNNNNNNNNNNNNNNNNNNNNNNNNNNNNNNNNNNNNNNNNNNNCAAGATTACACTATCTAATGCTTGAATTGTCCGAACATCAAACCGAACATCAACTCTATCCATCCATTATTGCACCTCTTCACATATCACATTATCTTTACCTTTAAGcaaaactaaaacatttttacacacacacaaacacacacacacacacacacacacacacacacacacacacacacatatatattacgTTGTATTGTGCACAcatcacatattttattttatacataagAATATAAGAAGTATTAAtatataaagaatttaaaaaatatataagaatATTAAAACTATGGTTTTCAGACTTTAtgtaatactataaaaatataaaaataataaacaaatttgATAGTCTaatgatagataaataaaaaatagattttatatatgtatgagtatgaatatataatgaatatgagtattaaaaagtttttttgtttgttttttgtttgttttgatctACGATATGtaactatatatattatttttattattattattattattattattattattattacgttgtATTTCTGTGTACACCAAAACAAATTTCCCTGGCAATAAAGCTTTCTGATTCTGATCTCCACTAGATAGCGCTATTGGCTAACAACTCTTTTATGTTTATCTAACTATGAACTCTTGCTCCaattttttaagtatattatCCACCTTTTTCGAACTGTAAGAGTGGGCGCAGCCATATGTAAATGTAATGGGCGTGACTTCCGATCTCATTGCGATCTATATTTTAACTATATAAAACAACTCGTTTTGATGCTTgacattgcaaattggtgtgtcttaccatgttatttgaatgtattatgtTAATTaggagcacactggtttgtagagcaaacagttttactgtttactgcacgttgttattcttctcattatttctttATAGTGGATAATGAACAGGAAAtttcgcccataggcttacttctgcttTGAGGAAAAGGTGGATAAGTGTTAAATACAATTCTGTTATTCACATGTGTTCACTTGCAAATTAAATACCTTAACTACCTTAACACTGACACTGTTTAGGATATCAATGGTTAGGCCTACACTAACTTTtgaatgactgaatgaatgaatgaataaatgtctgGGATGTAGCTTATTTTAACACAGCacacataaataaaaaagaaatgtttaCGTGATCGTTTTAATCCGACATTTATAGGCTAATATTAAGAACATTCCATTTTACTTTATTAACCACGGTtatcatgacactgaagactatcgAAATATGTTATTTCCTTTTGCTTTGTTAATGAGCGATGTTGATTTTTCGACAATCTGGCAACTTCAGAATTCCGCTGACCTGCTGATGACAGTGGAGGCACATCCCATCGGAGCTCTTCTGTAACAAAAGAGTAATCGATCCCTgcgatttattattattatttagcgaCACACAGCACACAGTCTTACAATCGCTTTTCTGACGAAAAGTACAAAAACTGGCTGAAAACAACGGAGAGTCTTTACATAATAAGAAGCCGCgttcaggggtccgttcttcgtacctcgcttactacatccaagatcaaatgacacatctaagatcaaatcatcgcgctaactatgagctcgctattccggttctccgaacgcacctgttgttgatgattagtatagctggatgaagttatttgagatcactgggtggcttaaaaggggctacgtatcgatagtagaaacattgatcggcaactctttgattggtcggcgaacatgacgaaggagcgcgctcagtatttttctgcagcagagcaagaactcttgattgagggatttcaggagtttcagagtttatttaaaacgcaagggaacactgcaaaggctggaaaagcaaggagagagggctggcaaaaagttgtgaacacattaaatgcgttaatgctgcccatgttacatgttttttccttgatatgttattttatttatatttttatttttttatacactactgttcaaaagtttggggtcagtaagacttgtaatagtctttaaagaagtctcttatactcatcaaggctgcatttatttgattaaaaatacagaaaaaacagtaatagtgcaaaatgtttttacaatataaaataatgttttttttattattattttaacatactttaaaatagaatttattcctgtgatgaaaagctgaatttttatcagctgttactccagtcttaagtgtcacatgatccttcagaaatcattctaatatgctgatttatcattagaatgatcaatgttggataatatcaacagttgtgctgccaaatattttttggaacctctgatatatatatatatatatatatatatatatatatatatatatatatatatatatatatatatatataaaacaatgtaaattatttattattaacttttaatatttttttcattattaacttaatacatccttggtgaataaaagtattaatttcttaaaaaaaaaaaaaaaaatgtactgaccccagacttttgaacggtagtgtatatatatatatatatatatatataccatagactgtaaaaaaagatatttactttcttgcaagatactttttttcccccacgtgagtcagtccgcgtcagtcgtgctctttaaccaatcagatgtgacctcgccatttcaaccaatcataacccgccaggagcgcagcctaaatactgtttacatgaaataaacctgcttcagagcaggtttaagcttgcgcacctgttgctatgacagcaagtcccggatgagcttcgaagaaccgagcgatccaagatcacgcaaaatcgtcaacaatcaaatccagctaacttagttagcgaggtacgaagaacggaccccaggactTCATCGAATAGGAGACCGAAACTTATCACAATTCTCTTCTAAACAAACCACATCTAAATAGTAAGACCTGTGAGGAAAAGTGCGAACGTGTGGAAAAAAACAAGGTAAACTGTAAATGTAAAGTCAAAGTAAACAATAGAAATAGCCttctttatttattgtttattgagctatgttaaactaaactaaactagcCTAAAAAAAGTTTgctatacagaaaaaaaaaatactttttaaataaagcCAATGTAGGCTACTATAAATCTAGAAAtaaattaactgtttttttttaaaaaactgtttgtttttttaaaagcagTGCCATAGCAATTGAACTATATCTTGTTATGATTTAAATCTGCATTAAACctagttttaaaatataaagaggtgctaaagtctgattttgtggtggctgtgctttaaaattaaattattataatcttaattcaagtgattaCAACTGGTTAACCTGGCCTGaaattaaatttagatttaaatgtaatcagttatattactttaataaagtaatgGAAAAGTCACACTACTTTTAGTAgtattttaaatagggtaacttgtaatgaCATTTCCAAattaaccttcccaacactgccaCATTTCAACATAACACAACAAATTAAGAATAATAGTTATATAACTgccatattaaataaaaatgagtatCAACACAAATAGAAATATGGCAATACACCAAAAAGTATAAAAGAATGTCAATAAAAATCAACGTTTCTGGGAGTCTGTACATGTCTTTCGAACTGTGTTCTGCTTCTTTCATCAGCATCTCTGCCAGTTGTGTGAACACTGGAAGAAGGAAATCATTGCCAATCATAATGGGAGCATTAATAGTATGCACTGGGACAATTGCCATCCACATCTATGGGCCACAAATTAGTGGGAAGTTGCCAAAGTAAGTTGCTTTCATCATTAGTAACCATTGCATTATACAGTcaagtccgaaattattcatacccctggcaattcATACTCTGACTTTAATGACATAaagcacagccgcaggtcctcagtgaccTTCTttatcttagccatgactgtccacaaaccaacagcagagagcttctgtttttcacctgttgagttgattaaaacagcttttcccaatgaatcagggtaattaggatgctttagaacagcttggactatttggaatggtatagaactttgcattttcccatagactgtgacagtttgaaaaaggtatgaatcattttggacatgccactttttgttcaaatgtaaataaaagctgagaaataattttttccacaatgatgcctcttgtacatcgtcttattatcttttgggagaagcctgtgtcatttccggtcaaaaaaaacttgctggttgaataaaagtaacttcaagtcagaatttgccaggggtatgaataattttgggcttgactgtaagtGTTGCGTGTTGCATTGAGTGCTGTTTGTTAAGTTGCATATGTAGAGGgttatatttacatatttggtGTCAGTAATCTAATGGGGGAATAAACTAAGGGGgagaaagaaaggaaagaaaaggggGGGGGATACAAAAAGGGGGGTAGATCTATAATGAAGGTATGGTCTCAACCAAGTAAAGCATAGGACTtcacattttataaaataaattaacggAGTTTCCGATggagtgtttatttttatttttttccaaatgtaGAAAAGACATGAAGTCCTTCAACCAAGAAAAATTAGCAGGAGGGCCTGAGGATTTCCAATGTATCAGTGTTCGTCTGCTACCAGTGACGCAAAAGCAATAATATTGGCATGGTTGTATAGATTTATTCTATAAACCATCTACCGGAGATACTCCATAAATTGCAATTTCACAGAGACGTTAACAGCAAATATATCCATGTATGCAAAATGTAGCAAAATCACATAATTGAAAATAACAGAATAAACTGGTTTTGAAGATTTTGAATCTACTCAACAAATCGTTAAAAGACACAAATGTGTGATCAAGAAGCAGATCATCAAACATTACTAAGCTCTTCTCCCTGAGCTGTGTAAAAGTTAAGTCCAAAGTAGgaggcacaattttttttttttaccacagatAGGAGCAAAAGAAAGACtgtgaattacatttttaatgttgttgaatgaatgactcacatATTTCTTATGACAGGCACATATGCCACGTGGTCACAGACAACATTGCAAGTTTGAGCAGTTTGACATTGCTGCCATCCTGAACTTAATGAATTTCTGTAAACATTTTAAGAACAAATCAGAACAATGTGTGAGCAATGTAAGTATTCTGAACAGGAACTATCCTGTATTTCCCTTCAAAATCAATTTTTCAACATTTCATCATTCAGAACCTCTATGTGTGTGATAAAACTTGCTATATGCTATGAATGTGACACATTTTACACTTATTTCTTTTTAACAATTCAGGTAATAGCTGTATGGAATAGTGTAATGCATTCACCTGACTTAAAAGTGAGCAATGAGGACATGAAAAAGCATCACAGAACGCTCTTGCAGCTGGCCGAGAAGCTTGTACCTCTTGTTCCAGAAATGAAAGACTTGGAAGGGGAGATAACACAGGTGGATGAAAAATGACtaataatattattgttaataGCAATTAGGATAATGTTGCTTTTCAATATAATTGcattatttatcatttaattaaGTACTTAACCAAAAGTTTTTCAATTTCCTGTAAAGTTTAAAACCATCTTGGACAATAAATTCAATCAAGCCCTGAGTGAGGTAGATGGCCAACAGG is part of the Garra rufa chromosome 25, GarRuf1.0, whole genome shotgun sequence genome and encodes:
- the LOC141301416 gene encoding LOW QUALITY PROTEIN: uncharacterized protein CXorf38 homolog (The sequence of the model RefSeq protein was modified relative to this genomic sequence to represent the inferred CDS: inserted 2 bases in 1 codon); translation: MPRGHRQHCKFEQFDIAAILNLMNFCKHFKNKSEQCVSNVIAVWNSVMHSPDLKVSNEDMKKHHRTLLQLAEKLVPLVPEMKDLEGEITQFKTILDNKFNQALSEVDGQQEDFQTVKDRQKVLDCEQKALKDKVEDFISRIEGNQDKNEISQDMKSLXFLDQNKDILETLGPKVNKLKDMHAKVDQHEEQINNLTGRVDRLEKVKHGKKI